The Pedobacter roseus genome contains a region encoding:
- a CDS encoding multidrug effflux MFS transporter has protein sequence MAKKQHFFLILILGSLAALGPFSIDMYLPGFVDIAKDLKSTESTVALSLSSFFIGISAGQLLYGPLLDKFGRKKPLYFGLALYIFASFLCLAVTDVNQLIVLRFVQAIGSCATAVASVAMVRDLFSVEESPKVFASLMLVIAVSPMLAPTAGGYLISALGWKYVFVFLGLMAVLMLLASIFKLPESYKPDPGYSLKPKPILTNFYTVLKEPQFYTYALISSITFSGLFAYVSSSPQVFMKIYEVSKTGYGWIFALLSVAFIGSSQVNSLILKWFTSKKIVTWALIAQCVFSLIFLIFALNNWLNLYSTIGFIALFLACLGLINPNAAALSLAPFTKNAGSASALMGALQMGLGALASVMVSLFSEHSVVPMPLVMTAAAFIALFCLLIGRRFITSEVEASSGSAVIAH, from the coding sequence ATGGCTAAAAAACAACACTTTTTCTTGATCCTTATTTTGGGCTCACTGGCCGCGCTTGGTCCCTTTTCAATTGATATGTACCTGCCTGGTTTTGTGGATATTGCAAAGGATTTAAAAAGCACAGAATCTACCGTAGCGCTTTCTTTATCAAGTTTTTTTATCGGGATTTCTGCTGGTCAGTTATTGTACGGCCCGCTTTTGGATAAATTTGGGAGAAAAAAACCTTTATACTTTGGTTTAGCGCTGTATATTTTTGCTTCTTTTTTATGCTTGGCTGTAACCGATGTAAATCAATTGATTGTTTTACGTTTTGTACAGGCCATCGGGAGCTGTGCTACAGCAGTAGCTTCGGTAGCAATGGTTAGGGATTTGTTCTCTGTAGAAGAAAGTCCTAAGGTATTTGCATCATTAATGCTGGTAATTGCTGTTTCACCTATGCTCGCGCCAACAGCAGGTGGTTATTTAATTTCGGCATTAGGCTGGAAATATGTATTCGTGTTTTTAGGTTTGATGGCGGTTTTAATGCTTCTGGCCTCTATTTTTAAATTACCGGAAAGTTATAAGCCTGATCCAGGCTACTCTTTAAAACCAAAACCTATTTTAACCAATTTTTACACCGTTTTAAAAGAACCTCAATTTTATACCTACGCACTAATCAGTTCCATCACGTTTTCGGGTTTATTTGCTTATGTATCTTCTTCCCCTCAGGTATTTATGAAGATTTATGAAGTAAGTAAAACAGGTTATGGCTGGATTTTCGCCTTGTTATCGGTAGCATTTATAGGCTCAAGTCAGGTGAATAGCCTGATTTTAAAATGGTTTACGAGCAAAAAGATTGTAACCTGGGCATTAATTGCACAATGTGTTTTCAGTTTGATTTTCTTGATTTTCGCATTAAATAACTGGTTGAACTTGTATTCTACAATAGGTTTTATTGCGTTGTTTCTGGCCTGCTTAGGATTAATAAACCCAAATGCCGCTGCTTTATCACTCGCACCTTTTACCAAAAATGCAGGCAGTGCATCTGCGTTAATGGGTGCCTTGCAGATGGGATTGGGTGCCCTAGCCTCTGTAATGGTAAGTTTATTTAGTGAACATTCAGTTGTACCGATGCCATTGGTAATGACAGCTGCAGCTTTTATCGCATTATTTTGTTTGTTAATTGGTAGAAGGTTTATCACCAGTGAGGTTGAAGCATCTTCCGGTTCGGCTGTTATAGCGCATTAA
- a CDS encoding queuosine precursor transporter has protein sequence MTFKTKESRLLLILGSFFVANAILSEFIGVKLFSVEETLGIKKFDINLLGVPNLSFVMSAGVLTWPIIFIMTDIINEYFGVKQVRFLSVLTSILIAFAFLVVWGSMHLSAADFWVHQNINGEDLNMNNAFAGIFGQGMWIIVGSITAFIIGQLADVLIFHRIKKITGERALWLRATGSTLVSQLIDSFVVIFIAFYLNPQYHYIWKMVAAIGLVNYTYKFIVAILMTPILYVVHAIIDGYLGKDLAHKLIKMAGRG, from the coding sequence ATGACTTTTAAGACGAAAGAAAGCCGTTTACTACTCATTCTGGGTAGCTTTTTTGTGGCCAATGCCATATTATCAGAGTTTATCGGGGTTAAATTATTCAGCGTAGAAGAAACGCTGGGCATTAAAAAGTTTGACATTAACCTTCTTGGTGTTCCTAATTTGTCATTTGTGATGTCTGCCGGTGTATTAACCTGGCCGATTATTTTCATCATGACCGATATAATAAATGAATATTTTGGTGTAAAACAAGTCCGCTTTCTGTCTGTCCTTACCTCAATTTTAATCGCTTTTGCTTTTTTGGTGGTATGGGGATCGATGCATTTAAGTGCTGCTGATTTTTGGGTACACCAGAATATAAATGGGGAAGACCTGAATATGAACAATGCTTTCGCCGGGATTTTTGGTCAGGGGATGTGGATTATTGTAGGTTCCATCACTGCATTTATTATTGGACAACTGGCGGATGTTTTGATTTTCCACCGGATTAAAAAAATTACCGGAGAACGAGCATTATGGTTGCGTGCAACTGGCTCAACATTGGTATCACAATTGATCGACAGTTTTGTGGTGATTTTTATTGCCTTTTATTTAAACCCACAATACCATTACATCTGGAAAATGGTCGCCGCAATCGGTTTGGTTAATTATACTTATAAATTTATTGTCGCCATTTTAATGACGCCAATTTTATATGTAGTACATGCCATTATAGACGGTTATTTAGGAAAAGACCTTGCCCACAAACTGATTAAAATGGCAGGTAGGGGATAA
- a CDS encoding TolC family protein: MSRYIKYIVVLILLGAGFKTKAQDIPQIWDLKTAIGYAKEKNISINTLKLSSQTAEQNLIASKAAVLPNLSGNVSQAITNYKSGLQNTSGFGLSSDMTLYNGSYLKNDIKSKELSLQTANLSVEAAKNDITISITQAYLNILLARENITYLKDLLTTSEAQVKQSEQQFKFGTIAKKDLLQLQATYANDKYTLVTAQNTLQQNILTLKQLLQIPTATPFEVSTTDTVAVAPALNNLASAQDQALRTRPEIKSGELNIQLQTTELAKAKSTLRPTLSLGGSLNTGYNNNNIGGYGYQLNNSFYQNLGLTLSIPIFDRKVTKTNVAKANIGIEQARLSLLDAKTTLTQNVERAYINVQNANSQYAAAQEQFNYTGEALRISNAALKEGTNNIVENLQQKNLYVQALQAFVQAKYTASLYTKIYNFYTGVPITN, translated from the coding sequence ATGAGCAGATACATTAAATATATTGTCGTACTCATTTTGCTTGGTGCGGGCTTCAAAACCAAAGCTCAGGATATCCCACAAATTTGGGATCTGAAAACGGCTATCGGGTACGCCAAAGAAAAAAACATCAGCATCAATACCTTAAAGCTGAGTTCTCAAACGGCTGAGCAAAACTTAATTGCTTCAAAAGCCGCTGTACTCCCAAATTTATCGGGAAATGTTTCACAAGCCATCACCAATTATAAATCCGGTTTGCAAAATACCAGTGGTTTTGGCTTAAGTTCTGATATGACGCTTTACAATGGAAGTTATTTAAAAAATGACATCAAGTCTAAAGAACTTAGCCTGCAAACTGCAAATCTATCGGTAGAAGCAGCTAAAAACGATATTACCATCTCCATCACCCAGGCTTATCTGAATATTCTGTTAGCCAGAGAAAATATCACCTATTTAAAAGATCTTCTAACCACCAGCGAAGCCCAGGTTAAACAATCAGAACAGCAATTTAAATTTGGAACCATTGCCAAAAAAGATCTGTTGCAGTTGCAGGCTACTTATGCCAATGATAAATATACTTTGGTTACAGCGCAGAATACTTTACAGCAGAATATTTTAACCTTAAAACAACTGTTACAAATTCCTACAGCTACGCCTTTTGAAGTAAGTACAACTGATACCGTTGCAGTAGCCCCTGCATTGAATAATTTGGCTTCAGCACAAGATCAGGCATTACGCACCCGTCCGGAAATTAAAAGCGGTGAATTGAATATCCAGCTTCAAACCACTGAACTGGCAAAGGCCAAATCAACCTTACGCCCTACACTGAGTTTAGGCGGATCGCTAAATACGGGCTATAACAATAATAATATTGGAGGTTATGGATACCAGTTAAATAATAGTTTTTATCAAAACTTAGGGTTGACACTTTCCATTCCGATTTTTGATAGAAAAGTCACCAAAACAAATGTTGCTAAGGCAAACATTGGTATTGAGCAGGCCCGTTTATCACTTTTAGATGCCAAAACAACATTGACACAAAATGTAGAACGTGCATACATCAACGTACAAAATGCAAACAGCCAGTATGCCGCTGCACAAGAGCAGTTTAACTATACTGGCGAGGCTTTGCGCATTTCGAATGCGGCTTTAAAAGAAGGTACCAACAACATTGTAGAAAACCTGCAACAGAAAAACTTATATGTGCAGGCATTACAGGCATTTGTTCAGGCAAAATATACAGCAAGCCTCTACACTAAAATCTATAATTTTTATACAGGAGTTCCTATTACTAACTAA
- a CDS encoding type II toxin-antitoxin system antitoxin SocA domain-containing protein has product MGNELSKKEIGERIINLRLKKGFSQDDLAKSIGISRPSLTQIELGNRGISFSEMQKLSVVLSFSLDDFVSEKFYNKQHLELPYEAEENISEERISVPTLNIIKFKNILLYILERCSGKPNVGETVLYKLLYFSDFNYYELYEEHLTGANYKKLPYGPVPQKLDAIIDQMIELKQLEKIKTDYKGFPQKRFIPLEKADLTRLKASEKDVIDKVIDQMSDWSANAISDYSHKDLPWEVTEIGNDISYNLAFYRELPYSVRVYDEEEND; this is encoded by the coding sequence ATGGGAAATGAGCTTTCGAAAAAAGAAATAGGTGAGCGTATTATAAATCTGCGTTTAAAAAAAGGATTTTCTCAGGATGATCTTGCAAAAAGTATTGGCATTTCGCGTCCATCACTAACACAGATAGAGTTGGGCAATAGAGGAATCAGTTTCAGTGAAATGCAAAAACTATCGGTTGTTTTGAGCTTTTCTCTGGATGACTTTGTATCTGAAAAATTTTACAACAAGCAGCATTTAGAACTTCCGTATGAAGCAGAGGAAAATATTTCTGAAGAGCGTATTTCTGTACCTACATTAAATATAATTAAGTTTAAAAATATTTTGCTTTACATATTGGAGCGTTGTTCTGGCAAACCCAATGTAGGCGAAACAGTACTGTATAAATTGCTTTATTTCTCTGATTTCAATTATTACGAATTATACGAGGAACATTTAACTGGTGCCAATTATAAAAAACTTCCTTACGGTCCCGTTCCTCAAAAACTGGATGCAATTATCGATCAGATGATTGAGCTTAAACAGCTTGAAAAAATCAAAACAGATTATAAAGGCTTTCCTCAAAAGCGATTTATACCATTAGAAAAAGCAGATTTAACAAGGCTCAAAGCCAGCGAAAAGGATGTAATTGATAAAGTAATCGATCAGATGAGCGATTGGTCTGCCAATGCTATAAGCGATTATTCACATAAAGATTTGCCTTGGGAAGTAACAGAGATCGGCAACGATATCAGTTACAATTTGGCTTTTTATCGCGAGTTGCCTTATTCGGTAAGGGTTTATGATGAGGAAGAAAATGATTGA